A genomic window from Camarhynchus parvulus chromosome 27, STF_HiC, whole genome shotgun sequence includes:
- the TMEM98 gene encoding transmembrane protein 98, giving the protein METVVIVAIGVLATIFLASFVALVVVCRQRYCHPKDLRHHYDTKPIVDLMGTTETPSEPSELELDDVVITNPHIEAILENEDWVEDASGLVSHCIAILKICHTLTEKLVAMTMGSGARVKSPASLGDIIVVAKRISPRVDDVVRSMYPPLDPKLLDARGRALLLSVSHLVLVTRSACRQPAARHWVERSLAAAEEHMAVLRQAAMATEPERPPAPGEPPRQEQSAI; this is encoded by the exons ATGGAGACCGTTGTCATCGTGGCCATCGGGGTGCTGGCCACCATCTTCCTGGCGTCCTTCGTGGCGCTGGTGGTGGTGTGCAGGCAGCGCTACTGCCACCCCAAGGACCTGCGCCACCACTATGACACCAA ACCCATCGTGGACCTGATGGGGACGACGGAGACACCGTCAGAGCCCTcggagctggagctggatgatGTGGTCATCACCAACCCCCACATAGAGGCCATCCTGGAGAACGAGGACTGGGTCGAGGATGCCTC GGGTCTGGTGTCCCACTGCATCGCCATCCTGAAG aTCTGTCACACGCTGACAGAGAAGTTGGTGGCCATGACCATGGGCTCGGGTGCACGTGTGAagtccccagccagcctgggtgACATCATCGTGGTGGCCAAGCGCATCAGCCCCAG GGTGGACGACGTGGTGAGATCCATGTACCCCCCGCTGGACCCCAAACTGCTGGACGCAAG G gGCCGCGCGCTGCTGCTGTCGGTCAGTCACCTGGTGCTGGTGACCCGCAGCGCCTGTCGCCAGCCGGCCGCTCGCCACTGGGTCGAGCGCTCGCTGGCGGCCGCCGAGGAGCACATGGCCGTGCTGCGCCAGGCCGCCATGGCCACCGAGCCCGAGCGGCCACCGGCCCCCGGCGAGCCGCCCCGCCAGGAGCAGTCGGCCATCTGA
- the GRN gene encoding progranulin: protein MRTLLLLWVALAGAGAQLPCPHGGPCPVTPALPARSAVGCQDSSSCPASCQLPESVPCAGGHRCCPRGSHCSADGESCVTDLAPRAVPCPDGQSECPDDATCCVTSSGAWGCCPMPQASCCADKVHCCPHATVCDLSRGRCVSPAGDTDVPLGTAFPAWKRHPPAPVALRQVLCPDGRSACPDGATCCQLSPGQYGCCPLQNAVCCSDGQHCCPQGTTCDLIHSTCTSLGASAPLPALPTAGDIKCDERTSCPDGNTCCRLSSGAWGCCPLEKAVCCPDHVHCCPQGYTCDPEGGSCLQRGGTRRPWVRKTPALPRGGQVTSGNVICDETTSCPDGTTCCRMSLGTWGCCPFSQAVCCPDLVHCCPQGYTCDPEGGTCLQGGGTRRPWVRKTPALPHGGQVTSGNVKCDETTSCPDGSTCCRLSLGTWGCCPLEQAVCCGDHKHCCPRGYTCNVATESCEKLLAPTPLLPTPSAPRPAPSVPRRAPPVPLRAAGTRPGGLVPCGATGSCHGGQRCCQARGGSWGCCPFAQGSCCSDGRHCCPAGSRCTGGGWGCSPQRWDLL, encoded by the exons ATGAGgaccctcctgctgctgtgggtggccCTGGCCGGCGCGGGggcccagctgccctgtccccatgggggACCCTGCCCCGTCACCCCG gccctgcctgcCCGCAGTGCTGTGGGATGCCAGGACAGCTCATCGTGCCCCGccagctgccagctgccagAG agtgtcccctgtgctgggggccaCCGCTGCTGTCCCCGAGGGTCCCACTGCAGTGCTGACGGGGAGTCCTGTGTCACAGACCTGG CCCCCcgtgctgtgccctgtcctgaTGGCCAGTCCGAGTGTCCCGACGATGCCACGTGCTGTGTGACAAGCAGCGgtgcctgggggtgctgccccATGCCCCAG GCCTCGTGCTGTGCTGACAAGGtgcactgctgtccccacgCCACCGTCTGTGACCTGAGCCGCGGGCGCTGTGTGTCCCCTGCCGGTGACACCGATGtccccctgggcacagctttCCCCGCCTGGAAGCGccacccccctgccccag TGGCGCTGCGCCAGGTGCTGTGTCCCGATGGCCGCTCGGCGTGTCCCGACGGGGccacctgctgccagctgtccccagggcagtacggctgctgtcccctgcagaAC gctgtgtgctgcagtgacgggcagcactgctgtccccagggcaccaCCTGTGACCTGATCCACTCCACCTGCACCTCCCTGGGGGCCTCTGCCCCCCTGCCAGCGCTGCCCACAG CCGGTGACATCAAGTGTGACGAGAGGACGAGCTGTCCCGATGGGAACAcgtgctgcaggctcagctctggggcctgggggtgctgccccCTCGAGAAG GCCGTCTGCTGCCCCGACCACGTGCACTGCTGCCCCCAGGGCTACACCTGTGACCCCGAGGggggcagctgcctgcagcgGGGGGGCACCCGCCGGCCCTGGGTGCGCAAGACCCCAGCGCTGCCCCgggggggacaggtgacatCGGGGAACGTCATTTGTGATGAAACCACAAGCTGTCCTGACGGGACCACGTGCTGCCGGATGAGCCTGGgcacctgggggtgctgccccTTCAGCCAG GCCGTCTGCTGCCCCGACCTCGTGCACTGCTGCCCCCAGGGCTACACCTGTGACCCCGAGGGGGGCACCTGCCTGCAGGGGGGGGGCACCCGCCGGCCCTGGGTGCGCAAGACCCCGGCGCTGCCCCACGGGGGACAGGTGACATCGGGGAATGTCAAATGTGATGAAACCACGAGCTGTCCTGATGGGAGCACGTGCTGCCGGCTGAGCCTGGgcacctgggggtgctgccccCTCGAGCAG gcCGTTTGCTGCGGGGACCACAAGCACTGCTGTCCCCGGGGCTACACCTGCAACGTGGCCACCGAgagctgtgagaagctgctggcgCCCACCCCGCTGCTGCCAACCCCCTCtgccccccgcccggccccctCTGTCCCCCGCCGGGcaccccctgtccctctgcgAGCCGCTGGCACCCGCCCGGGTGGCCTCGTGCCCTGCGGGGCCACTGGCTCCTGCCACGGGGGCCAGCGGTGCTGCCAGGCCCGGGGAGGctcctgggggtgctgccccTTCGCCCAG ggctcctgctgctccgACGGCCGCCACTGCTGCCCCGCGGGGTCCCGCTGCAccggggggggctgggggtgcagcccCCAGCGCTGGGACCTGCTCtga